TAATATCCTCATCGAGTTGAACCAAACATAATTTTGATTGGAGAAAAACCCATGAACATTCATAAAAAGATCATCATTTTTTCCGTATCCGGATTGCTTTTGCTGGGAGCTGTCACGCTGATACTCTCCGTGAACTCCCTTGGGAAAATAGGGCGGGAAGAAATTGCCTCGGTTAGAAATATGATGATCTTGGAAAAAAAGGAAAAGTTGAAAGATCTTGTACAGAACACCTATAGCATGCTGGAAACCCAATACCGATACGCCCATGATACCGAAAAATTAACCGCTGTTGTTGAAGCCAAGGTAAAAAATGATGCCACCAAAAACATCGGCGCACTGCGTTACGGCACCGACGGGAAAGACTATTTCTGGATCAACGACACGCATCCGAAAATGGTTATGCATCCGATAAAACCATCGCTGAACGGTCAAGACCTTTCCGACTTTAAAGATCCCAACGGCAAAAGACTCTTTGTCGAGTTCGTCAACGTTTGCAGGCAAAGCGGCGAAGGTTTTGTGGAGTATATGTGGCCCCTGCCCGGTCAAGACACGCCCGTTCCCAAGCTGTCGTATGTGAAACTTTTCAAACCCTGGAACTGGATTGTGGGGACAGGCATCTATCTTGACGATATTGAAAAAGCCCTGGCTAAAAAAGAAAAAGAAATCAAATCGGCCGTCGCCCGCCAGAGGAACTGGTTGATCGGTGCCATCGTCATCATTATCGCCGCCGTAGGTTCGGGACTCACGTTGGTATCCCGGAAAATATCAGGCCCGATAAAGGCCGCCACCGTTATGCTGCAAGATATCGCCCAAGGAGAAGGCGACCTCACCAAGCGACTCGAACTTCAGTCCCAAGACGAAATCGGCGAGATGGCCAAATGGTTTAACGTGTTTATTGAAAAGATTTGGCATATTATTAAGGATATTGCCGGAAATGCCAAATCGCTCAATACGTCATCGGATGAGCTTTCCAGGCTTTCCGCCCAGATGTCTGAAGGTGCCAAAAACATGTCCTCCAAATCGAGCACCGGCTCCGCTGCTGCTACTGAATTGAATTCCAACATGCAATCCATGGCCGCTGCCATGGAGCAGGCTGCCACCAATATGAACATAGTGGCAACCGCAGCCGAAGAGATGACGGCCACGATCAACGAGATCGCCCAAAATTCCGGGAAGGCCCGCGTGATAACAGACGAAGCCGTTACTCAGGCCCAGAGCGCTTCCGGCCGGATTGCAGAGCTCGGAAAGGCGGCCCAGGACATCGGCAAGGTCACCGAAACCATCACCGATATTTCGGAACAAACCAATCTGTTAGCGTTAAACGCCACCATTGAGGCTGCCCGGGCCGGAGAGGCCGGCAAGGGCTTTGCCGTTGTGGCCAATGAAATCAAGGAACTGGCCCGTCAGACCGCGACCGCCACCCAGGAAATCAAGGCCAATATTGACGGAATTCAAGGCTCCACCGCGGGAACGGTGAAAGAAATCGAGCAGATTTCAAAGGTCATCAACGATGTCAACGAAATCGTTTCCACCATCGCCGCGGCCGTGGAAGAGCAATCTGTAACCACCAATGAAATTGCCGGCAACGTTGCCCAGGCATCTCATGGAATCCAGGAAGTCAATCAGAATGTGGCCCAGAGCCTAACGGCCGCCGCAAGCATTGCCCGGGATATTGCCGCTGTCAGCCAGGAAGCCAATGAGATATCCACCAACAGTTCCCAGGTCAATCTCAGTTCGGCTACATTGTTAAAGCTGGCCAATCAGCTCAATGACATGGTTGGTAAATTTAAAATATAACATCAAGAAAAACAATAAAATCAAGGAAGGTTCAACATGTTTAAATTCAAGAGCATGAAAGCAAAAGTGGTGGCCTCCGTGGCCGCAATGGTGATGGTATTGGTTGCGGCGTTTCTCGCCAAAAGCTATCAAGATAAAACTGCCGATATCATGAGATACAAACAATCTACCCTCGAACTGTACTACCAGAATGTCGAAAATCTATTAAAAGGGGTGGAAATCGGTTCCTGGATAACTGCAGTGCTCCCCTCTAAGGCCAAACATGGCTACGACAGTTCCATACTTGTCCCCGAAGGCTCGGGTTTTAAGGTTGTGGCAAAAACCTACACCGAGGATATCTACTCGGATCTTGAGCCGATGTTCAACCGGGTGTTTACTTCCGGACAAACCGAAACCCGCCGGGTAAACAAAGAGGACAAAAAGCTATTGGTATTTCTGGGGCCTGTTAAGGATTCTACCGGCAAAGCCATTGGTGTTGCCACGGTTCTGCTTGATATCAGCGCCGACATCACCAACATACGAAAGTCGCTGTTCGGATATATCGGCGCCGGTGTGGTCATTGTTTTGATTTACACAATTGTTCTTTATTTCCTGATCGACCGATTGGTCAACAAGCCGATTAAAGGCGCCTATGATACCATCAGGGAAATGGTGATGGAAGGAGATCTGACCAAACGCATCCCTATGGAAAAAGTCAATTGCTCCCAAATGCAAAAATGCACGCACACCGATTGCCCTGCCCACGGAAAGAAGGTCAGTTGCTGGCAGGAAATCGGTTCCAACGCACCCGGCAAGATCCAGTGCCGGTGCCTGACTACCGGAAAGTATAAATCCTGCATCAATTGTCCGGTAGCCCAGGGCGTGCTCCGCGATGAGCTGGATAAACTGGCTGCCTGGGTCAATACGTTTATAACCCAGGTCTCCAGGATCATAAAGAATATATCCGATCACTCCGAAACACTGAGCAAGTCCTCTATTGATCTGTCCAATTTGTCCGGGCAGATGTCCAAGG
Above is a genomic segment from Candidatus Desulfatibia profunda containing:
- a CDS encoding methyl-accepting chemotaxis protein, coding for MNIHKKIIIFSVSGLLLLGAVTLILSVNSLGKIGREEIASVRNMMILEKKEKLKDLVQNTYSMLETQYRYAHDTEKLTAVVEAKVKNDATKNIGALRYGTDGKDYFWINDTHPKMVMHPIKPSLNGQDLSDFKDPNGKRLFVEFVNVCRQSGEGFVEYMWPLPGQDTPVPKLSYVKLFKPWNWIVGTGIYLDDIEKALAKKEKEIKSAVARQRNWLIGAIVIIIAAVGSGLTLVSRKISGPIKAATVMLQDIAQGEGDLTKRLELQSQDEIGEMAKWFNVFIEKIWHIIKDIAGNAKSLNTSSDELSRLSAQMSEGAKNMSSKSSTGSAAATELNSNMQSMAAAMEQAATNMNIVATAAEEMTATINEIAQNSGKARVITDEAVTQAQSASGRIAELGKAAQDIGKVTETITDISEQTNLLALNATIEAARAGEAGKGFAVVANEIKELARQTATATQEIKANIDGIQGSTAGTVKEIEQISKVINDVNEIVSTIAAAVEEQSVTTNEIAGNVAQASHGIQEVNQNVAQSLTAAASIARDIAAVSQEANEISTNSSQVNLSSATLLKLANQLNDMVGKFKI